In one window of Coralliovum pocilloporae DNA:
- a CDS encoding DODA-type extradiol aromatic ring-opening family dioxygenase, with protein sequence MLPSLFVSHGAPNLVLRDSPARDCLSVLGRSLPRPDAILCISAHYETERISVSSDPWPETVYDFGGFEPELYTLTYPAPGNPELASEVVSLLTEAGVDAELERGRGFDHGVWVPLMLMYPDADIPVVQMSVRKEGAPSEHLAVGRALKSLQGRNILILGSGSMTHNLSEAFRWIRAGEDGTDTPDWVDGFADRMIEESLSGNLAQVAENPDSIPGYRDNHPTDEHILPLFVAAGAGDGEGDTRLIHSSAQYHVLRMDILAFGGQELQTALMRS encoded by the coding sequence ATGCTGCCAAGCCTGTTTGTGTCTCATGGGGCGCCTAATCTGGTGCTGAGAGACTCTCCCGCGCGCGATTGTCTGTCTGTGCTCGGACGCTCCCTGCCACGTCCTGACGCCATCCTGTGTATTTCCGCCCATTATGAGACGGAACGAATTTCGGTCTCCTCTGACCCCTGGCCTGAAACCGTCTATGACTTCGGTGGCTTTGAACCGGAACTGTATACGCTTACCTATCCGGCACCGGGGAACCCGGAACTGGCCAGTGAGGTTGTCTCGTTGCTGACAGAAGCAGGCGTGGACGCAGAGCTTGAGCGGGGCAGGGGTTTTGACCATGGAGTCTGGGTGCCGCTCATGCTGATGTACCCGGATGCAGATATCCCGGTGGTTCAGATGTCGGTGCGTAAAGAGGGAGCCCCTTCTGAACACCTGGCAGTCGGACGGGCGTTGAAGTCACTGCAGGGCAGGAACATCCTGATTCTCGGCAGTGGTTCCATGACCCATAATCTCTCCGAGGCGTTTCGCTGGATACGGGCAGGAGAGGATGGAACAGACACGCCGGACTGGGTCGATGGCTTTGCTGATCGCATGATTGAAGAAAGCCTCTCCGGCAATCTGGCTCAAGTGGCTGAGAACCCTGATTCCATTCCTGGTTATCGGGACAACCATCCGACAGATGAGCATATCCTGCCTTTGTTTGTTGCGGCTGGTGCAGGGGATGGAGAGGGTGACACCCGACTTATCCACAGCAGTGCGCAGTACCATGTCCTGCGGATGGATATTCTCGCTTTTGGTGGGCAGGAATTGCAAACAGCGTTAATGCGATCCTAA
- a CDS encoding NAD+ synthase encodes MTHLLENRIILSLAQINPTVGDIDGNMEKARAARLKAAEDGADLLVLPELFVSGYPPEDLVLKPAFQRACREAVEAFAKETADGGPGVLIGTPWVTDDALWNAVCLLDNGTVESVQGKVELPNYGVFDEVRVFDQAPLPGPMGFRGLRLGAPICEDIWFDQVCECLMETGAEMLIVLNGSPYARGKADQRMQVAVARVVETELPLVYLNQVCGQDELVFEGASFGLNADRTLAFQMAPFQEEQVNVVMERADDGWRCTGGPVAALPDRNEETWQACVLGLRDYVNKNGFPGVVLGLSGGIDSAVCAAMAVDALGADRVHSIMLPYRYTSDESLSDAARCAEALGIRYDNVPISEPVEGFLSALDPLFSDTQADTTEENLQSRTRGTILMAVSNKFGAMVVTTGNKSEVSVGYATLYGDMNGGFNPIKDLYKTEVYALARWRNANHPTGLLGPEGEVIPANIIDKAPTAELRENQTDQDSLPDYDVLDDILDCLVEREMALDDIVAKGHDKAVVERVQHLLYIAEYKRRQAAPGVRVTDKNFGKDRRYPITNRYRDRVKG; translated from the coding sequence ATGACACATTTGCTTGAAAACCGCATTATTCTGTCTCTTGCCCAGATCAATCCGACGGTCGGGGATATCGATGGCAATATGGAAAAGGCCCGGGCTGCCCGTCTGAAGGCAGCCGAGGATGGTGCCGATCTGCTGGTCCTGCCGGAACTTTTTGTCTCCGGTTACCCGCCTGAGGATCTGGTTCTGAAACCGGCCTTTCAGCGCGCGTGTCGCGAGGCGGTTGAAGCATTCGCCAAAGAGACAGCCGATGGCGGCCCCGGTGTTCTTATCGGAACCCCCTGGGTGACAGATGATGCACTGTGGAATGCTGTCTGTCTGCTCGACAATGGCACGGTGGAATCCGTCCAGGGCAAGGTGGAACTGCCAAATTATGGCGTCTTCGATGAAGTGCGGGTGTTTGATCAGGCTCCGCTTCCGGGCCCGATGGGATTTCGCGGCCTGCGCCTTGGGGCGCCCATCTGTGAAGATATCTGGTTCGATCAGGTTTGCGAATGCCTGATGGAGACCGGCGCTGAAATGCTGATTGTCCTCAATGGGTCTCCTTACGCTCGTGGCAAGGCCGATCAGCGGATGCAGGTTGCTGTGGCGCGGGTGGTCGAGACCGAGTTGCCTCTGGTCTATCTCAATCAGGTCTGCGGACAGGATGAGCTGGTTTTTGAGGGGGCTTCCTTCGGTCTCAATGCTGACCGGACCTTGGCTTTCCAGATGGCGCCTTTCCAGGAAGAGCAGGTCAATGTGGTCATGGAACGGGCGGACGATGGCTGGCGCTGTACGGGTGGACCTGTCGCTGCCCTGCCGGATCGCAACGAGGAGACCTGGCAGGCCTGTGTTCTGGGCTTGCGGGACTATGTGAACAAGAACGGTTTCCCAGGTGTGGTTCTGGGATTGTCCGGCGGGATCGATTCCGCTGTTTGTGCTGCCATGGCGGTGGATGCGCTTGGTGCGGACCGGGTGCACAGCATCATGCTGCCTTATCGCTATACGTCGGATGAAAGCCTGTCAGATGCGGCCCGCTGTGCGGAAGCGCTTGGCATTCGCTATGACAATGTGCCGATTTCAGAACCGGTCGAAGGCTTTCTGTCAGCGCTTGACCCGCTGTTTTCAGATACGCAGGCGGACACAACAGAAGAAAACCTTCAGTCCCGGACCCGGGGCACCATCCTGATGGCGGTATCCAACAAGTTTGGCGCCATGGTGGTGACCACCGGCAACAAATCAGAAGTATCAGTCGGTTATGCCACGCTTTATGGAGATATGAACGGCGGGTTCAACCCGATCAAGGATCTCTACAAGACCGAAGTCTATGCATTGGCCCGCTGGCGGAATGCCAATCATCCCACCGGTCTTCTGGGGCCGGAGGGTGAGGTTATTCCAGCGAATATCATCGACAAGGCTCCGACGGCTGAATTGCGGGAAAACCAGACCGATCAGGACTCCCTGCCGGATTATGACGTGCTGGATGATATTCTCGATTGTCTGGTCGAGCGGGAGATGGCGCTGGATGACATTGTTGCCAAGGGGCATGACAAGGCTGTCGTCGAGCGCGTCCAGCACCTGCTTTACATCGCGGAGTACAAGCGTCGCCAGGCTGCGCCAGGAGTGCGGGTGACAGACAAGAATTTTGGTAAGGACAGACGATATCCGATCACAAACCGGTATCGGGATCGCGTCAAAGGATAA